The Podospora pseudopauciseta strain CBS 411.78 chromosome 2 map unlocalized CBS411.78m_2, whole genome shotgun sequence genome has a window encoding:
- a CDS encoding uncharacterized protein (EggNog:ENOG503P346): MDVTSLLNVSYGVGGRLQGGIQGGIPVGLQGGFEGALHGTQQGKTHRRDSMDSSTPSATGETTATSTAVPNTPSPPGSRATSQRSGSDSPNESVAVTNHRNRTPWDAGGYSLPLSLSIDPKSIPTSGECPRPACQSPPASPSSPGHKFSLSRSSLSSFTSATTTASDFSRTSSLFSRHPNKSDSWSSAQYQFHQPPDLRTSPSHRNLDMATEQVDLTNIDEDEDVKTSPRVKLENHSDNYRSAAIGFSGNNNNTIRGHNQVLPLRAQSPSDVIIPRRGQSNSNVSLNSAHDLLSYENNEDTVISHRRVASEPNLPVGPPGTVGRFWIGPDLYNYLVPDVCQDHTECVRMLDIDKPPECSVMTPCTLPDAKINMRKSMSHIFGRNKSCTRAVPDHVWLMVCRKHYQRARYRSDMNYQSTLLQRIIIQVVRIQVWSNDNERSGKDGILKDWTVAVRRREAKRIDDADKGKRKGSKKRTRADAEAEEDEMDDADEPDLDAAIHQASSVPVPDWYQGLCRGGYSTLEVLDILRRIDNDMDAGLLSAVPDIELLPNIEGAHTAKKTKAKTSSAHRRTQSSGAALRTSAPRAAAAPRRASQPSTLSPEHDFSRPPRSEFTFERIPNPTYPPVPRDTDVTARTYDSPRTLEPTLSQSTTQYDSRTGTSNQASLPTYNTQRYDAQTNRTVPQYGSASNYDRNGIYELDFGRRSGHQRSVSDASFNQWATPTFSQGYSTPAYPVATSNYPAAAGYPSNSFSGYQPAPAPMNNFTSSGSDFRASNNGYRANDYSSYSYNQRNQHSNPGSAFHGSNIKHVRNHSSPVYGTTGYTSSGVNQTVPASAPAPAPTYGYEPRWSGYQTPTIPAMSGVNVLPDPRRASANVLGSPFGSSQLAPAPARRASMVPSQHGSQDGGAYAAPGSAPGSAGSHQ, from the exons ATGGACGTCACATCGCTATTGAACGTATCGTATGGGGTAGGAGGAAGACTACAAGGAGGAATCCAGGGAGGTATTCCAGTTGGGCTACAAGGAGGGTTTGAAGGAGCGCTTCACGGAACACAGCAAGGAAAAACGCACCGGAGGGACTCTATGGACAGTTCAACCCCTTCTGCCACGGGTGAGACCACGGCAACCTCTACGGCAGTTCCCAACACTCCGTCACCACCCGGCAGCAGAGCAACTTCGCAAAGAAGTGGGTCCGACTCTCCCAACGAGAGCGTGGCCGTTACCAATCACAGGAATCGCACGCCGTGGGACGCTGGAGGCTATTCATTACCATTGTCCTTGAGTATTGATCCCAAGTCTATCCCAACTAGTGGTGAATGCCCAAGGCCCGCCTGTCAGTCACCACCTGCCAGCCCCAGCTCCCCAGGCCATAAATTCTCTCTGTCGAGGAGTTCCCTTTCTTCCTTCACCTCTGCCACAACCACAGCTTCGGACTTTTCCCGTACTTCATCACTTTTCTCCAGGCATCCGAACAAATCAGATTCGTGGTCATCGGCCCAGTATCAATTTCATCAACCACCTGATCTTCGAACAAGTCCCAGTCATCGGAACCTGGACATGGCGACCGAACAGGTTGACCTCACCAATATtgacgaggacgaagatGTTAAGACTTCGCCTCGTGTCAAGCTCGAGAACCACAGCGACAATTACCGCTCCGCTGCTATCGGTTTCAGTggcaacaataacaacacaATCCGCGGTCACAATCAGGTATTGCCCCTTCGAGCTCAGTCACCCAGCGACGTTATCATCCCCCGTCGCGGGCAGTCAAACTCAAACGTGAGCTTGAATAG TGCTCACGATCTTCTTTCCTACGAAAACAATGAAGACACAGTCATTTCCCACCGGCGAGTGGCATCCGAACCCAATCTGCCCGTCGGGCCTCCTGGCACCGTCGGCCGGTTCTGGATCGGACCAGATCTATACAACTACCTCGTCCCTGACGTTTGCCAGGATCATACCGAGTGTGTTCGGATGCTTGACATTGACAAGCCTCCTGAATGCTCCGTCATGACGCCCTGCACACTCCCTGACGCCAAGATTAACATGCGCAAGTCCATGTCCCATATTTTTGGCAGAAATAAATCATGCACCCGTGCCGTTCCTGACCATGTCTGGCTGATGGTGTGCCGCAAGCACTATCAACGAGCGAGATATCGATCTGACATGAACTACCAATCAACCTTACTTCAAAGGATTATCATCCAAGTTGTGCGTATTCAGGTCTGGAGTAACGACAATGAGAGGAGCGGCAAGGATGGCATCTTGAAGGATTGGACGGTTGCTGTCAGGCGCCGCGAGGCGAAACGGATCGATGACGCCGACAAggggaaaagaaaggggTCCAAGAAGCGCACCCGGGCCGATGCCGAggcggaggaagatgagatggATGACGCCGATGAGCCTGATCTTGATGCGGCTATCCACCAGGCATCCTCGGTGCCTGTCCCTGATTGGTATCAGGGCTTGTGTCGTGGTGGCTACAGCACGCTTGAAGTCCTTGACATTCTCCGACGCATTGACAATGACATGGACGCCGGCCTTCTTTCTGCTGTCCCGGATATTGAGCTTCTCCCAAACATTGAAGGCGCTCACACAGCGAAGAAGACAAAGGCCAAGACAAGTTCGGCTCACAGACGCACACAGTCCAGTGGTGCCGCGTTAAGGACCTCTGCTCCCCGAGCTGCGGCAGCTCCTCGTAGAGCTAGCCAACCCAGCACCCTTTCGCCCGAGCACGACTTTTCCAGGCCACCTCGGTCTGAATTCACATTTGAACGAATTCCCAACCCTACTTATCCCCCAGTACCCAGGGACACAGATGTGACGGCACGCACTTACGATAGCCCGCGCACCCTGGAACCAACGTTGTCTCAAAGCACCACTCAGTATGACTCTCGCACCGGCACTTCCAACCAAGCATCTCTGCCGACATACAATACGCAGCGATATGATGCTCAGACCAACCGGACAGTTCCTCAATACGGCAGTGCTTCCAATTACGATCGAAACGGCATCTATGAATTGGACTTTGGCCGCCGCTCTGGGCACCAGCGATCTGTTTCAGATGCTAGCTTCAACCAGTGGGCCACTCCAACCTTCTCCCAGGGGTATTCAACTCCTGCTTACCCAGTCGCAACATCCAACTACCCTGCTGCGGCTGGTTATCCTAGCAACAGCTTCTCGGGCTACCAACCCGCTCCTGCTCCGATGAATAACTTTACATCCAGCGGGTCTGACTTTCGCGCTTCCAACAATGGGTACCGTGCAAATGATTACAGCAGCTATAGCTACAATCAACGAAACCAGCACTCCAACCCCGGCTCGGCCTTCCACGGTTCCAACATTAAGCATGTTCGCAACCACAGCAGTCCGGTGTATGGCACCACGGGGTACACATCCTCGGGCGTGAACCAAACGGTCCCAGCTTCGGCCCCGGCTCCGGCCCCGACGTATGGCTATGAGCCTCGCTGGTCGGGTTACCAAACGCCCACTATCCCAGCCATGTCTGGTGTAAACGTGCTGCCCGATCCCCGCCGTGCGTCCGCGAACGTTTTGGGCAGTCCGTTTGGCTCATCCCAGCTGGCTCCGGCTCCTGCTCGCCGTGCGAGCATGGTTCCATCACAGCATGGCAGTCAAGATGGAGGGGCTTATGCTGCCCCTGGATCCGCCCCTGGATCCGCTGGTTCACACCAGTGA